DNA from Phragmites australis chromosome 16, lpPhrAust1.1, whole genome shotgun sequence:
GTTTGTGTTGTGGTGCTGGCACCTGTCAGATAACTCTAAAGCCATACTATGTTTGCAAGCTACCTGCTACATGTACTGGTGAGTAACTAGAGCTGCACGTAGCAAGTTGTATATAGGCATGCAGATACAGCTGACCGAGtgagtatctctacctagctagcaTGTATTAACGCAAGAATAGGTACGTGTACTTCGATCTTTCACAATTTTATTCCCGCGAgcatttatgataattttgttccCGCAAGCATTTATGATATACTGGAATAATCTGGAATACATCTGATCAtcagttggaacaatctagaatACATCAAATCAGACGTATTTCAAGTTGTTTCAGCTTACCGTAACGGACACTTTTTAAATTGTTTCAGCTTATCGTAAATACTCACGGACTCTACTAAAATATTGTTTGTgcaattaatatataaatattttaatatttatatttaatagaGTTCTATTTTTAATTAGGCTCGAGGCCACTGAAATATCAGGACAACGGTGTTGCATTGCGTTGCATGCATCTCACATCGGACAGACAGGTCATACTCATTGAACTAAGAACTATTTTCTGCAGGGGCGCTGCTACACGTACGACTTACGACCCAGCCGTCCGACCAGTTTGGAGCTTTTCCGTTTCTTCAGAGTAGGTGTGACTGACTGATCGGATGAAGAAGAATGCATATACGTGCCGTGGAAGACTTCATATACCTTTGTCCTTGACCAATGATGCGATGCAATACAATGCAGGAAGGAGCATTTTGTGTATACGCACGGGCAACTCCGTTGCTGCTATGAAATGTTCACCACCTGGAGGTGGAGAACCAATGGACTCCGGTGGAGCTGGAGGTGGACAGTCAATAAACTCCCATGCCAGCATCAGTGTCGATTTTGTGGAGAATTAGTAACGGAGATAATACAAGTACACAACTTCTACAAGTAGATGTCAATATGTCCATGATGCCCACAACTATTCTTTTAAAAAGtagatatttaaatttgtattaAAAAACTCAAATTTGAATGATCTAGACGTATACTTATACCCTTAACTAATTGAGTTGGGTTAAGCTACTAGACTGACAATTATGGAGACTAGCAATTCAATCTGCAACGCTATAATTTGCTCGAAAAAAAATCTGCAACGCTATATTGCTTACGACTCGTACAACGATTAAATGAGCTAGCCGTGCAGTCCCATTGCTAACTTTAAGGACAGCAACTTGTCATGACAGgtttaagaagaagaaaatattgttCAGTATATTTCCTACACATGATGGTAACCATTTTATATGATCATACGACAACTTTCTGCACCGTATGCAAAGCAATATTAGCGAAATAAAGTAATAAACCCATcgaaaaagacaaaaagagggagagaaaaaatgACCGAGCTTTCAAGTTTTCACCATCGGATGGATGGAGGATCTGTGCAGGCGTCGACCTCACCAGTCACCATCGCAATCCAACTgatgcaaattaattaatttaagagTATTTATTGATTCACTTTAGTTCAATTACTtatactaaatttttttaaataaaattgtttaatttaaaaatatattactattaattaaattaaaaaggaTCTGTAGGTACGTTAGATTCACGTATTTACATTCTAAATGAGAGGATATGGTCCACGATGGAACGATCTCGTGGGCACATGCTGATTGTATTTTTGCGAAATCTACACAGGAAATAAACCAATGAACAAGACATGATAGATCTTCCAACGACTCTTCACTATCAGTTGATTCGCCCCCGTGGACGAAGGATACTTCGATATGCACGTAAGCGATAGGGATATTAAAATGACAATGACCCATGCAATATTTTATCATCGGATTTGAATTTTAACATCGACATCATAATAATTTTATCATTAACGTGTAAAATTAATTCTACATGTGAAGTTAGAGGATTCTAATCCCTCACTATCACCTCCTCGGACCACGAAGGATGAGACGTGGATCCAGAATAGCCTTGTGTGACACGTGATCCCTCCAATATTTTCTCAAGAATAATAGTTTCCGAAAATGCTCCCGGACGTGGGTCATGAACGCCAACAGACGGGCACCggccaaagaaaaaaagaggggaaaaaaaagCAAGAGGCTGGCGTCGCACTGCAAATAGATGTATACTCACCTCACCACCTAGATGTGTTTGCTTCAGCGTACGATCATCCAACCGAAGGGAATATTTCATCAAATACCAGATGAGTTTGTCCAGGAAAAATATCCGGACGAAGAAGCCGTCCGCCTTTCTTCTGCGCGCGTTCTGTCTCTACGCTCCCCATGCGACTCAGCAGCAGGATCGGTTGTTGCGTGTAagtatattttcatatttttcatttaactctGGATTTTATAgtgatctaaaaattctaaatttttttaataagtaAATCAGAGTTTACTAGCAACTAGTTTTAATTGATTCGATAAAAAAAgtatgagccaatatttaattaaaattttaaaaaacttgtttttataacttctaataatttttaatgtctcaaataaattctaaaaaataaggaaaaattcagtaatattctcatgtgatgtgctaatttataaaaaccctaacttatttggtaaaaaaaatgagttcttttgtaatgttctatttatatgtatctttatcatttcatgtgatattatctttttaatttaattttaattaaaaaaattcaaatatgcataaattcatcaaaatgcTGCATGATCAAGGGATAAATTCACCAAAAGATCATCATAATCAACTCAACTCATCTAATTCATCCAgccaaacagaaaactagctTATCttatccatccaaccaaacaaaaaaattaaaccatcacatttaaaaaacaaaaatagttaTATCCCATCCAATTTAACCATGCAACCAAATGCATCCCTAGCTAGTGACGATCCAACTCCCCGATCCGATAGGCTTGGCGCCACTATCACCCCCACCCCACGTATACCCATTCTACCAACACCGTCACAACACTCTCGCATGCCCACACCTCCTCACCACCTCAACTCACGTGGTTCATGTCCTAACCTTCACCTTTGTCTCTTGTGGCTGCCTCTGTAGTCAGGAGCCTTAATCTTGCCGCTACCAAGGCCGCGGCTCTGCTCCCTTCACACGCGATGCTGAGGATGTTGTCTTCCTATGCTCCTCGAGGGGCACCATGGTCATGGTGGCAATTCAGCCGACGAAGGCAATGGCCGCGGTGGTGAGGGGGGATAGCACGATGTCTGGAGGATTGGCGAGGCCCGACACAATAGGGAGGTTGCGCCACCGCTCTCTTCTAGCGTGGTGCTATGGGTGCCGATGTTTAGGTGATCTACTCTAGCCCGGAGGTTGAGAATCAATGGAATCTGATGTCAacatcagtgtcagtttgtgTACAACTTCCAGCTTTTGCCTCAAGGAGACGTTCGTGATGCGCACAGCTATTTTTTAAAGCTTTTTTTGGATTAATTAGATTCATACCATCATAAATATCGCGGTTTTATATGCCATTATAAATCTAGTATTGGAAACATGCTATTATAGATCTCTTGAAATTGGGTTCATGCATTACAAATCTTCTAAAAATTGGAACCATACCATTACAAATCTCCTGAAATTTGAATTCATATCATTACAAATCTCCTGAAATTGGATCATGCCATTACTAAATGTGCTTGATTTATAATAGTAATGACATAGATATAATTTCAAGAGATTTATAATGGCATATTTCCAAATACCGGATTTGCAATGGTATATTTCAAAACCGTGATATTTATAATTGTATAAATCTAATTAACCTTTTTTTAAATAAGCACTTAAATTCATGTATAAGAGAACTCAACCTTGgatacactacgtgaaaaatagacaaaggagacacaaaattagtGGCGGGTCGTAAaacgacccatcactgatgataatagtgatgggtcgtaattgtgacccgtcacttatgactagtcatcagtgacagatcatcCTAAGACAATTATTAGTGATGTGTCAACTTACAACTCATCGTTAATgataactcatcagtgatggatcatcataagccaatcattagtgataggtcaactTGTGACACATCattaatgatgactcatcattaatgatgacacatcattaatgatgactcattgatgacgggtcatcctaggccagttattattgacgggtctccctggtctagtcataagtgacgggtcacccgtcactaatgacttagcTCTCTCTAATCTAGTTCTGCTCAAATTGGTCTGTGCGTGTTTGTCAGCTtgtcaccggaccttctgacGATTGCTTCTGAAAATCGTTGCTCGTGCTGaaaataggtgatgggtgatactcttcacctGTTGCCTATGACGTATAATAATTTCATGAGAGTGGttgtttcatcaaaatatattttgttcATGTATGCATTCCAGGCATAGGGGTTAGCCTCTGTATATATTACTAGCTAACAACTATACCTGTTCAAATGTTGAGCTAGACCGGGCTTTGAAAAGCCTAACGAGAAAACCAAAATCCCGAGCCCAGCCTGAGCCCTGCCTAACAACGGGTTTTTTTCGGGCCGGCTTAGGTTTTCTCGGGCTTTTCCGGGTTTGGGGACAAATTTTGAAGCTTGAGCCTGGCCTGATAACCTATGAACCATGAAGTTAAGCCTGAGCCAGGCCCGTGCACTGGTCGGGTCAGGCTTTTTCGGGCCGTGTTAGGTCAGGTTGATCGGGCCATGATGTCCATGAGCATGTCTACTAACAACTACACCAACACACACAAatgtgaaggtgatatgccccagaggtaatcataaaaataattatatcacacgtctttgttaatatacttttgaataatattttattctaagaatgactaccttttatATTGATtagtaagtatgtgacttgttcatgaaactctttgtttatatcatgatgttattcttagttgatctctggtcgcatatcattgtaaTGATATATaagaccaacacatgtattgattgatgatcacgtttcatagATTATAGGTATAGGGATACCAAGTAAAttatgtggacatttatgtttgagagcatgatgttggatagacccaccttgagatactgctggaattgttatttatgatgtgccatcagttgttatcttaaATTGTGTACCTGCAAGATCCTTAGACCTAATATCGTCATTGATTTCCAGAATacgtagtgacatactttgaggttgccaaacgctattcataactggatagtcataaaggtagttttcgggcttgtcatgaaacatgtcgtggggtgtgagtgatcaagatggaatttgtccctccttgataacgggagagatatctctaggcccctcgaggtagttggatcgagaaagtatatggccataccaatataattaaagagttagtcatgatgaatctactacttgatcgagtgaatgatcgagctatcacaagggtgacatGTATCTCGTCTTGAGCTTGAGTGGTATCGTGAGGTGAAGAGATCggtgcatatgtatatcaaggttcagccgatatgatcttttgtgtatactcgggaatgaacatgtcctgctagggagcACTATTGgtttttggtttggaaagggttttcgagtcgtagccatttatacatgaacctaatgaaTCACACACTTCATGGGTTagaacaaaatatgcgaattggattcgtatgtgggttttgattggattgtgatccatgagaagttaagagttctaaagggcttccaacgtgcgagcccattggcgagctctatataaggagaggcatgggtagggcgtgcggtgctagcacatcggtgctcaTCGTTTCTATCCAGTACGTATAGATACCGTAGAgacgctgctgctattgcgacaCTAATCTTCTCAGCGAGTTGATTGCGATGTGTTCAAGACTGGTCACCGGCCGTGACGAACTGATTGACGTACCTGCTTGTCTGAACGCGAAGCACAACGCGACCACTCGAATCTAGTCGGACAACACAATACGACCATTCAAAACTGGTTGAGGACGCAACATAACTGATTGGGAGCTGATCGAGGAACTGatcaaggagcacgaccacctgctcggagttggtcaggGAGCGTGACTACCTGTGCGAGGCTGGTCACGGATCGGATCGAGAAGCTTCTCGAGAAGTTTGACGCGTATGGCATTgaattggtctactccaactctttttCCGCTGCACTGTGCatcgagcggtaacgatctatgatctcctattaGCATGGTTTACTGGATGAAtacggtagaaaatttttattttaggctagcgtagtcTACCCGTTACCTAACAAAATCTATTACCAAAAAAAACATACTCATGAACATACCTACAGAAGAGAAGCCATAAAAAGCTAAGGCCAATATCTTACAAAAGAAAGCAGGAAAGTACTATGAAAAGAGGGGTGAAAAGAGATGGAATAAAAGAGATGAAAAGAAGACAACGTTGAAGATACGatattcacaatttttttctctcattttttctcacctcagcaacactaaaatatgaattattgtacatttctgctcaagtttaatATAAGAGGTGACGGCTATGTACATACACACGCATTTCGAAAATGGTACATAGACTTTAAGagacgagaactcaatctttttGGCCGAATTTAGCCTCAAAAAATTTGCTGAACCCAACAAAGTGGGGAAAAACGgatataactttttctgtagatatccgtagagtaaaaaaaacgtcaaaatcggaatctgtatgtaaaagttataccCATTTTACCGAAAGCACTCCGGATCATTTATTGACAAAAATAATTATTGGTGACGGGGTAAGATTACAACTCGTTAATGTTgtacagtcattagtgacgagtcacggttatgacccctTACTAATgacatttgaaaaaaaagttaaaaagataaattattCAGCTTAATTAGAACATATGGGAGGGTGTGGTGGTGAGGGGGTTGCACGTGAGGGAGGTCACAGGTTCGATTCCAATGGAACacagaatataaaaataatgtgaaaaatagcaagtgaccCATGACGAGTGGTGATGGCCCTtacgttgggatggctcggatgaaaaaaatatattttttgacttttttcataTCCAAAAAACACGAAAAACGTTTATcagtcattaatgacaggtTAAAATTATAATCCGTCATTTATAAAAAGTCACAAATGACGTGTAAcggttatgacctatcactgataACCTTCGTAAGTGACGAGTCACTTATAACTAGTCATTAATATCTCGTTTGAAGTGATGGGTACTggatccgtcacctatgataaTTATCACCTGTTACTGAAGAccttttttttatgtagtgatAGTCTAAACGTATATATATACCCTATCAAGATATTAAGGGTGTGATTAGTCATCCGTATGAGTTTTAATTGTATGGACCGTATAAATAGGTCAAGGGGATACATACTGAGTgaaatcatatttgttgaagaataatgtttgattgattgtatcTTTCTGGACATAttgagctgagtttctgtttggttgactgaatctgaggtCGCATAAGCTGATGTAAGAGTTGAGACTATAATTTGTTGTTCGAATGAAGATGACTTTGTGATACTGACAAATAAATCCGCCTGTATGAGTAAATGCAGGAGCTTGCATCTACTATATCAGACTAGAACAACGCATGTGAGCAATGAAACATATTTTTTCTGAGATTATACGTACCCATCAAATCAAATTGCTCTCATACATACAACCAACCACACTCTAAATAGCTAGCTACAGCTATTTTAGAGCTTTCTTGGGACCCAGCCGCGAAAACCGCTATATGCTGCCATTTGATATAATTTGCAGGATCTGAGTTGAGCAAAATCGAACAAGAATCCTCATAAAACTAGTATCACTAATTTTCTTAGGTTGCATTGCTCCGAAGAACAAAAGTGAGGTAGTGGAACTACCTCATTTCTCTTAGGGTGACTAGAGAAAGATAGAGAGATAAGCTAGAGAGAGGGGATGGAGAACAGTAAGGATGTAATTAGTTGTTCATATAAGATTTCGTTGATATGATCTGTAGATGTAGATTAAGTGaaaatattttgaataaaattattttattaaaaaaaagagtgcTTGATCGATTGTATTTTTTCTAGATAGGTTGAGCTGATCGAATCTGAAGTCACATGAGTGATATAAGAGTTGAGATTTATGATTAGTTGTCTGTCTAAAGATGATTTAGATTCGTTTATATGAGTGGATGCTGAGCTTATATCCGTCGAGCTaaaactacatatatatatatatatatatatttatatttttatcataccAAACTTAAATAGTAATACAGAGAATCAAATActttttttcttagattataaGTGCTCATGGGTCAAAATCCTTGCTGATGGAGGCTCTTATGATTCGTATCCTCTGACTACAGTAATTTACTACAGTAAATAATAATACATTACTGTTCACTCAGGTTATACAATCCAATAACTTTTCTTCACAAAGTCTATGAGAGGGGGGCGAATTCCTTTCCTACCCTAGATATTTACACAAAATGATGACCGTACAAAAGGTAGTAGGAACGTAAGAAATAAAAGAAACGTGCGCCTCAGCACCACCCATGCTTAGTACTCTACACTCTCCGATCCGGTGGACTCCAACCTCCCTACACCCGGTCCACCAACACCAGCAGAACGAACCCTTCGGTAGGAGTGCGTAATCCGAAACGCCGGGTCCAGGCCAAGTCAGAGGTGGCTCACCTACCCCGCGCCAATAATCCCAAGCACGACCAGATTATATACCCGCGCCGTGTACCCACCCACATCCGTCTCTACTCTTTCACTTGCTCCAATGGCCGCCTCCGCAATCAGGAGCCCTAACCCCACCGCAGCCACCTCCAGGGCAGCCGCCGCGCCGCTCCCTTCCCGCTCGGTGCTGCGGGTGCCGGTGCCTCCCGCGTCTGGCGCCCGGAGGGGCGCCGTGGTCGCAGCGGCAATGCAGCCGGCGAAGGCGGTCGCGGCGGAGGCGTCCCCAGCCATGATGGAGATCGGGAACGGCGCGGCGGTCGGCGGGCTGGCGAGGCCCGACGCGATGGGGAGGTTCGGCAAGTTCGGGGGCAAGTACGTGCCCGAGACGCTGATGCACGCGCTCACCGAGCTCGAGGCCGCGTTCCACGCGCTCGCCTCCGACGACGAGTTCCAGGTAAACGCTAACGTGTCCGCATGAAGCTTCTGATTCGGAGGATTTGGTATTCGCCCGGCGCTCCAAGATCGTTTTTTTAGTTTGTTTTTCTGCGTAAGGTCCAGATCTTTGAGGGATTTGGGCACCATTTCGCTGAActaatttattcttttaaatGGATACAAGGGGATCTGTTTTTGTTAAAGTTCGGGTTTTTGTTTCGCGGTTTTCAGATGTTTGATTTGTCGAAGTGGAGGATGTCACATCTAATTGGATTGGAAAGATTGTCTCTGGTTCGTTCGATTTGTCAGATAACGAACCAGCTCGACTCGTTTGGACTCGGCTCGTTTCATTCTTTTATTATAACGAGCCGAAAATTAGCTATtaggatgaaaaaaaaaacatgtactGAAAAATGTATATTTTGGAACGAGGCAATCAGACACAAGCTAAATTAGCTCGTAAGTTTTCGGCTTTTCGTCCAGCCCTAATCAATTGATTCGGTTTCTGTGTTGTCCTTTTGCACGAACCGAGCCGGACCCGGACCCGGATCCTCTGCCTTAATTACGATGAATGCAGAGAATCACTGTATAAACAGTGTAATGAGCAATCTGCATTAATTAATCGTGCAAATATGATCCACTGTAGCGACTGTATTTATTGTTCATAAGTTACTGTAGCGCTGACCTGGCCTAAGGTAATGCAGAGGCTGTAGCCTCTCTGCACTGCACAGTGGAGAGGATCTCAGTCCGAGCCGAGCCCGCATAGGCGCTTACTGTGGAAACGAGCGTTACACTGTATTTGATCCCGACTAGTGACCTATCTGAGAGGAATTGCATGTAGGAGGCCCGAAAGGGTGCACCTTTTATGTACGATTCAAAACAAAGCATAGAATTTATCACTCTAATGTGTTATCAACTTtgtatgaattatgatccttgaaTCGTGCCGAATGATAGTCGTTGTTGCATACTGCATAGGGAGATTATGGACGACGACAAGAGTTGTATCTGACCCTGCTTTTTTGTTATCTGCAGAAAGAACTTGACGGCATTCTCAAGGACTATGTAGGCCGTGAGAGCCCCCTGTACTTTGCAGAGCGCCTGACGGAGCACTACAAGCGCGCCGATGGCACAGGCCCGCTGATTTACCTGAAGAGGGAGGATCTTAACCACACCGGTGCCCACAAGATCAACAATGCCGTGGCGCAGGCTTTGCTTGCCAAGAGGCTCGGGAAGCAGCGCATCATTGCTGAGACTGGGGCTGGCCAGCATGGTGTTGCCACCGCCACGGTGTGCGCCCGTTTTGGGCTGCAGTGCATCATCTACATGGGTGCGCAGGATATGGAGAGGCAGGCGCTTAATGTTTTCCGGATGAGGCTTCTTGGAGCAGAGGTATGGTGGAGACTATATCTTTCTGTCTTtggtattttctttttcatggtATGTTTTCTTAGGTTAGGTTTGTGCTTGCAGTTGTTTTCGGGATTAGAACTTCTTGGAGCAAACCATCCACTATGAGTAGTGTGGTGCTTCGGCTTGGTTTTTGGAATACCTTCGTTTGGTACCTTAACTTGTTTCTCATCGTGGGTTGCTTCCTTCTGCTGAAACAGGTTAGGGCAGTGCATTCTGGGACAGCAACCTTGAAGGATGCAACTTCTGAGGCTATCCGTGACTGGGTCACCAACGTAGAGTCTACACACTACATCTTGGGCTCAGTGGCTGGTCCTCACCCATACCCGATGATGGTGAGGGAGTTCCATAAAGTTATTGGCCAGGAGACCCGGAGACAGGCCATGGACAAGTGGGGTGGCAAGCCTGATGTGTTGGTTGCTTGCGTTGGCGGTGGATCAAACGCCATGGGTCTGTTCCACGAGTTCGTTGATGATCAAGATGTAAGGCTGATTGGAGTGGAGGCTGCTGGTCACGGTGTAGACACTGACAAGCATGCGGCAACTTTGACAAAGGGTGAAGTGGGAGTTCTTCATGGGTCTTTGAGTTATTTGCTGCAGGATGACGATGGACAAGTTATTGAACCGCACTCCATCAGTGCTGGGTAGGTATTCTGAAGTTTACATTGACAGGTTCTTATATTTTTCTTACAGTAAGTGGTCTAACTATCCATTGTTTTGACGTATAGGCTGGACTACCCTGGTGTTGGACCTGAACACAGTTTTTTGAAGGATATTGGACGTGCTGAATATGACAGTGTGACAGATCAGGAGGCTCTGGATGGTATGTATCTCACTATCTCTGCATTTACACTACCATTGTTTGTATTGGATGCAATTAATTTTCATCCAGTTGATTTCTGTTCCACCTACCAACTGTCTACTTAGTGTATATCAGTACAAGTGCAATGTTACCTGGACACATGTGTCCAAATCTTTTTGCCGAATGGGACACCTCGAATCTGAGTCGGATTCCAATACCTGTGTCAGATTCCGAgtgttcaaattttatttattgAATCCGACACCCGAATCCGAATCAGATTCCGACACCCGAATCCGAATCAgattccgacacccgtgtccATGTCAAACTGCACTGTACAGTCATTTGTTCCTGAAGGTCACgtataaatattatatggtaCATTTTAGCCATTATTGAATGTCAAAAATCTGAAATTGTGTTGGTGAGGCATCCGAAAGGGATTAACATGCTTCATCAGCAAGATGTAAGCCTTCACTTACTAAATGTTAAAATTTAATTGACGTTGCGATTTAGTATATTGAAACACAGATTATAGTAATATGCTGCCGTACTCCAGATTGAATAAACAATGATCTGCTGTTGACATGTGATTTTCCAAAAACTTAATATTGAAGTCATGAACTACAATATGCTATAAACCCTGGAGATTTTGCAGTGCAACGTGTCTTTGTCCTCTAggactttttaattttttttcctgaatgATTGAAACTCGTTTTAACTCCTTTTTGTCCTGAATGCAATGTTCAACATCTAATCCCGTGGTGACATTGACATGCAGCTTTCAAGCGTGTCTCTCGGCTGGAGGGCATCATCCCAGCCCTGGAGACGTCCCATGCGCTTGCATACCTTGAGAAGCTCTGCCCGACCCTGCCGGACGGCGTGAGGGTGGTGGTTAATTGCAGCGGACGAGGAGACAAGGATGTCCACACCGCCAGCAAGTACCTTGATGTCTGAACTCCACTCCAGAGAGGCTAAATAACAGCTTTTCAATGAGAGCTGTTTCTGAAGAGCACAACAATAATTTAGTGGCGTTCGTTTGGATGAAGTACAAATAATCCTTGGAAGCTTGTATTAGCTAGTagtgtgtttgtttgttgtCTTGTATCCGAATGATATCGAAGCAGGTTAAATAAAGATCAAGCTTTCACCCTTGCTGATCTCTGCTATCAAGCTTTCTCCCTTGCTGATCTCTGCTGTTGTGCGTTTCTAAAGGCAGGCATTTGTCGGGAAATAGTTGGATTCCCACTCCTGCAAGACGCAGGAAAAAAATCTTGCGTTCCGAGCGAGGCTTTGATGTGGAGGAGGCTTGCTGCTTCCTGATGGTTAATGTGGTTTGATTAGTACTGCTGAGAGTTGAAATggttttttcttcctttttgtatgaggatgaaaaaaaaaaacgagtAGGCTGGATTCATCGACTTTTGCAGTTGATTTGTTGCTGCTGCATAGGTAACCTAATTGGAAATTTTACTGAACCAATTGCTGCCCGAGACTGGAATCTGATCTGAACATCTTTTTCAGTGGTTGAGCCCTCAAGCTGTCCGAAAAGTTCTAAGCTTTCCGAGTCAGACAACCAGGTGTCAAGTCGAACGGAACAAGTCGAGTTTTGCTGCCTCAATGTAAACTTTGATTCTTCCGTGGTTAATTGGGTGCAAAGGAATGGATggcaaaaaagagaaaaatgaaaaagagtGATACTATTTTTCAATTGACTGAGAAATGGGTATCAGTTCAGTCGACGTTTAACAGTCACCAGGATCTGCACCGGGTGGCTCtggttctttttcttcctccagCTTTTTTTCTTCGTAAGACTTCGATCAATCTGCTGAAGAACAAGCTGTCGCCGCCGTCGTTCCTGCTCGCCCCCGCCCTGCCCGCTTACTCCGTCTCCGGTGgcgtccccgccgccgaccCCTCCCACGCTTACCCGACCGCCTTCTCACGCCTCCGCCCCAACTCTTGCCAACCGGTGGTTCCCCACGTCCGCCAGGCCATCCTGCCTCCCTCTGAGCCCCACGACAGAGGAATCCATCGCCGGAAGCTTGCCGTAGGCACATTCATACCATCGACCGAGAGTCTCTAATTTCAATCGGTTGAAGAATAGGAAGCATGAAAAAAAGGTCCAATTAACCGGTTCAAACTTTTGCAATCTCCAAGTCAAATTGAGATTAATCCTCCATGCATGCAGATAAGAAAACTAGAGGAGACAGAGGAACACCAAGACACAGGTACAGACTCATTACAACAGAGTCAAATTAAAAAAGTTTGCACGGCATGCATTGTCTAGCTGCTAGCT
Protein-coding regions in this window:
- the LOC133896322 gene encoding tryptophan synthase beta chain 1 — translated: MAASAIRSPNPTAATSRAAAAPLPSRSVLRVPVPPASGARRGAVVAAAMQPAKAVAAEASPAMMEIGNGAAVGGLARPDAMGRFGKFGGKYVPETLMHALTELEAAFHALASDDEFQKELDGILKDYVGRESPLYFAERLTEHYKRADGTGPLIYLKREDLNHTGAHKINNAVAQALLAKRLGKQRIIAETGAGQHGVATATVCARFGLQCIIYMGAQDMERQALNVFRMRLLGAEVRAVHSGTATLKDATSEAIRDWVTNVESTHYILGSVAGPHPYPMMVREFHKVIGQETRRQAMDKWGGKPDVLVACVGGGSNAMGLFHEFVDDQDVRLIGVEAAGHGVDTDKHAATLTKGEVGVLHGSLSYLLQDDDGQVIEPHSISAGLDYPGVGPEHSFLKDIGRAEYDSVTDQEALDAFKRVSRLEGIIPALETSHALAYLEKLCPTLPDGVRVVVNCSGRGDKDVHTASKYLDV